In Flavobacterium sp. 83, the genomic window TATAATCCTAGACAACTACGATATTTATAACAGAATTCGGAAAATAAGTTAAATGAGTCTATTCTTTAGTTTTTTACCTGTAACTATTTATATTTATTGCGAACAAATAACATAAAACTATAAACTCGATTACAGTATGAATTTAAAAATAAAATACATTGGATTGCTACTTTTAGCATTTCCCTTCTTTTCAAAAGCGCAACATGCCGAAAATCAAAATGCTTTTCCTGTTCAGATAACTACTGCAAACGGAATTATAGAAGGTGAATTTGATATAAAAACTAACATTCAGAGTTTCAAAGGAATTCCCTTCGCCCAACCACCAGTTGGTAATTTACGTTGGAAAGCGTCTCAACCTTTAACTAATTGGACTGGAGTAAAACAAACCAAAAAATTTGGACCAAGAGCAATCCAATCCAATGTATTTGGCGATATGGGCTTTAGAAGTGACGGGACAAGCGAAGATTGCTTATACCTTAATGTTTGGTCTCCTGCCAAATCTGCCAATGAACAACTACCTGTTTTAGTTTATTTCTACGGGGGTGGTTTTGCCGCAGGCGATGGTTCTGAAAATCGTTATGATGGTGAAAACATGGCCAAAAAAGGAATTGTAACCTTAACCGTAAACTATAGATTAGGAATTTGGGGATTTTTCTCCCATCCTGAACTGACTAAAGAATCTCCTAATCACGCTTCTGGAAATTATGGTTTATTAGATCAAAATGCTGCCTTAAAATGGGTACAGGCTAATATCTCAAAATTTGGAGGTGACCCAAAACGCGTCACTATTGCAGGAGAATCAGCTGGTTCAATTGCCGTGAGCGCTCAAATGGCTTCTCCGTTATCAAAAAGTCTTATCGCAGGAGCAATTGGCGAAAGCGGCGGCTCCATCTTCCCTACTTTATCTCCGGTTCCTTTAGCCGATGCTGAAAAAACAGGACTCGAATTTGCCAAAAAAATTGGTGCTCCATCATTAAAAGACCTTCGCGCTATGTCAACTTTTGAGCTGTATCAAAAATCACTAGGGTCAAGTTTAGGTGTTTTTAAAACAACCATTGACGGTTATTTTTTATCAAAATCACTACCCGAAATTTTTGAGGCCAAACAACAAGCAATGGTTCCTTTACTATTAGGATGGAATTCAGAAGAAATGACTTACCGCGCTTTAACTATGGGGAAAGACATAGACAATGCAAGTTATATCCAAAAAGTAAAAGAATTATATGGCTCCAAAGCAGATGAAGTTCTAAAGTTGTATCCCGCAGGAACTCCTGAAGTAACGGAGCAATCTGCCACCGATTTAGCAGGAGACCGTTTTATTGCCTACAGCACTTGGAAATGGTTTGATTTACATCGAAAAAATAGCAGCCAGCCAGTATATCGTTATTATTATGCCCATCCAAGACCCGAAATGCGCGACAATGAACTTGAAGCAGCTCTCGCAGGCGGAGTCATTAAAAAGGACAAAAACACCCCAAAAGCTCCTATACCAAAAGGAGCCGTTCACTCTGCTGAAATTGAATATGCAATGGGGAATTTAGCAACCAATACAAACTATGCTTGGACAGATGATGATTATAAAGTTTCGGATACAATGATGAACTTTTTTGCCAACTTCATTAAAACAGGAAATCCAAACGGTGATAAACTCCCGGTTTGGCCAATGGCAAAAAATGAGCAAAGTCCAGAAATCATGATTATTGATGTAAATTCAAAAGCTGTAAAAGCTGAAAACGATACCCGTTACTTATTTTTAGAAAAAGAATATTCGAAAAAATAATTTTTCATCTTTCGAAAAAATTTAACTTTTACCAAAAGAGGATGTCATTTTTAGTGACATCCTCTTTTTTGCTTTAAATACATCTTAAGAAGCCTTCCGTAAAAAAACACAAAGCCTTGCCAGGTTTAGCAAACCGGATAATTAATTCTTTTTCCACTGAAAATCAAATAATTATATTTTGTTAAATTCACGTTTATTTCAATAAAAATAAAAAAGCAGGAATGAAATTCATTATTTTGTTGTAAATTTATATGTAGTTTTTTTATCTAAAGATTGAAAAATGAAACCATCGCACCAAACCATGACGCATCTTTATGAGCACTTAGGAAAAGTGTTTTATTGTATTGCAACAATAGACAAAACGGTTAGCAAAGAAGAAATTGAAGAACTCAAAGAAATAGTTAGAACTGAATGGCTTCCGCTTGAAGATACTATTAATGAATTTGGAGACGACACAGCCTATGAAATCGAAATTGTATTTGACTGGCTTCTAGCCAATAAATGGGATACTGAACAAGTCATTCCAGATTTTAAAATTTTCAGAAAAGAGCATGAACATTTGTTTAGCCCTGAGGTTATCACCTTGATTCTAAAAACAGCAAATGCCATTGCAAATTCATTTTTACAAAAAAACAAATCAGAACATGTTTTCATAAGCCAACTAAGTGGTATTCTAGTACCGTAATGCTACATTAAGCCCCTTCTAAATAATGATAAAGCTGTTTAAACAATCTATTTAATATAAAAATAAAAGACATGAAAAAGCAAACTGGCATTTGGATAGACTCCTCAAAAGCAATAATTGTTGCTCTTGATGGTGATACAGAAAAAATTACTGAAATAGATTCTGATGTTGAAAACAGTGTTTATCACAACAAAGAAGGGAATAAAGGCACCTTTTCAGGAAGTCATCATGGTGACAGTGAGAAAAAATTTGATGACCGAAAAAAACAAGAACTGGATTATTTTATAAAATCAGTGCTGTCTTATGTTAAAAAATCAGATGAGTTAATTGTTTTTGGTCCAGCACAAACCAAAACAAAACTGGAGCAAAAATTAATGGATGAAAAATTAATTGAACCCGGAAAACTGAAATCAGTGGAAACAGCCGACAAAATGACCTTAAACCAGATTGTGGAAAAAGTAAGACGATTTTATAACCCGTTTGAATATAAAGAACCGGAGCCAAAAAATTAATTTAAATACCATAAAACAAATTTAGAAACTACAATTTAGGTTGTAGTTTTTTTTTTGTTCTCCATAGAAAAACAAACAACATCTACACATTAAAATTCTAAAGAAAACCATAAAAAATTTTCCTTTTGTTTTATTTTCCTTTTCTTTATATGCGCTATTCCAAGCGCCTCCTATTTTAGATTTTTTATCAAATACAATACTGTTTATGAAAACCGGAAAACAAAAAATAATTCTAGCAACAAAAATACTTAGTGTATTATTTGTGGCTCTAATTGTTGCCTTTTACATCTTTCGTGATGCGGTTTTACAACAGACCATTGCAAAGGTTTCCAATGAAATGGATGTTGATTACAACAGTACTTTCTCTGTTAAAAAAGCTTCTTTTGACGGACTCTCAGGAATTGATCTCTCCGATGTAGTATTAGCACCGAAAAATGCCGATACTCTTTTTAAAATACAAAAACTAAAAACGAGTGTCAATCTTTGGCAATTACTGGCAGGTAATGTGCAACTGGGAACTTTAGAAATAAAGAATGGTTTTGTACAACTCGTAAAGAAAGGGAAAGTGAGAAATTTTGATGCCTTTCTAAAAAAAGATAAGCAAACAGAAATAGCGAACGAAAAAAGAGATTACGCTCAATTCGCCTACAGAATTATCTCAAAAGCGCTGAATTTAGTTCCAACCGATATGGTTTTGGACAATCTTTCCTTTAGATTGGATGACAATGGGAAAAAAGCGATGATTAATTTGCAAAAATTGAGATTGGTCAATAAGCAGCTTGAAACTTCAATAAAAGTCCAAACCAATACCTTTACACAACGTTGGAAAATCAAAGGATTTGCAGATCCAAGAAATAAAAAAGCCGATATTCGTTTTGTTAACATTGATACCGGCGCCATTAAAGTTCCTTATTTTGACGAACGTTTCAACCTAAAATCGAGTTTTGAATCCATTCGATTGAATCTTGAAAAGATTGATAAAGACGGTGACGAATTGCATATTGATGGCTTTATGGCTATTACTAATTTGAAAATAAATCATCCAAAAATTGCCAGTAAAGATGTTATAATCAAAAATGCTAAATTTGATTATAGATTCTTATTAGGTTCTGATTTTATTTCAATAGACAGTACTTCAACGGTTCAATTCAACAAAGTAAAATTCCATCCTTATGTAGCTTATGAAACCGAGGAAGACACCATTTACAAGCTCAAAGTAGCCATCCCAAAAATGAAGGCACAGGATTTTATCGCTTCGCTTCCCGATGGTTTATTCACCCATTTTCAAGGAATGGAAGCCGAAGGCAATTTTGACTACAACTTGAATTTCATGTTCAATAAAAACAAACCCAACCAACTGGTTTTTGACAGTAGATTGAATAAAGAAAATCTAAAAATTACAAAATACGGCGAAGCAAATCTTAATAAACTCAATGGAGAATTTATTTATCGGGCACTTATAAAAAATGTATTGCAACGTCCAATTTTAGTTGGCTCAGCAAATCCAAATTATACGCCTTTGGACCAAATTTCCCCTTATTTAAGAAAATGTGTCTTAACAACCGAAGATCCGTCGTTCTTTTCACATCACGGTTTTATCAGCGAAGCATTCAAACAATCAATCGTAAAAAATATAAAAACCAAAAAGTTTTCCCGCGGTGCCAGTACCATCAGCATGCAGTTGATAAAGAATGTTTTTCTTACCCGAGAAAAAACAGTCTCGCGCAAACTGGAAGAAATTTTACTGGTTTACATTCTGGAAAATAACAGAATTGTAAGCAAGGAACGCATGCTGGAAGTATATTTTAATATTATCGAATGGGGTCCAAATGTATATGGAATTGGCGAAGCGAGTCGGTTTTATTTCCAGAAAAATCCTTCAGAATTGAACTTAAATGAATGCCTTTATCTTGCCCGAATTATTCCAAGTCCAAGAAAATTCATGTACCAGTTTAATGACCAGGGGATGTTAAAAGATTTTGCTA contains:
- a CDS encoding carboxylesterase/lipase family protein; this encodes MNLKIKYIGLLLLAFPFFSKAQHAENQNAFPVQITTANGIIEGEFDIKTNIQSFKGIPFAQPPVGNLRWKASQPLTNWTGVKQTKKFGPRAIQSNVFGDMGFRSDGTSEDCLYLNVWSPAKSANEQLPVLVYFYGGGFAAGDGSENRYDGENMAKKGIVTLTVNYRLGIWGFFSHPELTKESPNHASGNYGLLDQNAALKWVQANISKFGGDPKRVTIAGESAGSIAVSAQMASPLSKSLIAGAIGESGGSIFPTLSPVPLADAEKTGLEFAKKIGAPSLKDLRAMSTFELYQKSLGSSLGVFKTTIDGYFLSKSLPEIFEAKQQAMVPLLLGWNSEEMTYRALTMGKDIDNASYIQKVKELYGSKADEVLKLYPAGTPEVTEQSATDLAGDRFIAYSTWKWFDLHRKNSSQPVYRYYYAHPRPEMRDNELEAALAGGVIKKDKNTPKAPIPKGAVHSAEIEYAMGNLATNTNYAWTDDDYKVSDTMMNFFANFIKTGNPNGDKLPVWPMAKNEQSPEIMIIDVNSKAVKAENDTRYLFLEKEYSKK
- a CDS encoding transglycosylase domain-containing protein — translated: MKTGKQKIILATKILSVLFVALIVAFYIFRDAVLQQTIAKVSNEMDVDYNSTFSVKKASFDGLSGIDLSDVVLAPKNADTLFKIQKLKTSVNLWQLLAGNVQLGTLEIKNGFVQLVKKGKVRNFDAFLKKDKQTEIANEKRDYAQFAYRIISKALNLVPTDMVLDNLSFRLDDNGKKAMINLQKLRLVNKQLETSIKVQTNTFTQRWKIKGFADPRNKKADIRFVNIDTGAIKVPYFDERFNLKSSFESIRLNLEKIDKDGDELHIDGFMAITNLKINHPKIASKDVIIKNAKFDYRFLLGSDFISIDSTSTVQFNKVKFHPYVAYETEEDTIYKLKVAIPKMKAQDFIASLPDGLFTHFQGMEAEGNFDYNLNFMFNKNKPNQLVFDSRLNKENLKITKYGEANLNKLNGEFIYRALIKNVLQRPILVGSANPNYTPLDQISPYLRKCVLTTEDPSFFSHHGFISEAFKQSIVKNIKTKKFSRGASTISMQLIKNVFLTREKTVSRKLEEILLVYILENNRIVSKERMLEVYFNIIEWGPNVYGIGEASRFYFQKNPSELNLNECLYLARIIPSPRKFMYQFNDQGMLKDFAMKQESFLTNIMFRRGLLSPDDTIYKTQPILISGPAKTFLRIKAQDTTQIKIDSLAVDEEFDL